AGCGGTGATGATAAAGAGCTCACCTTAGTAGTTGCACCAATCAAAGTAAAATGCGGAAGCTCAATGCGTAAAGTTTTAGCTGATGGGCCTTTGCCGACAATTAAATCCAAAGCGTATTCTTCCATTGCCGGATAAAGCACTTCTTCAATTTGTCGGTTAAGCCGGTGAATTTCATCAATAAATAAAATGTCGCCATCTTCTAAATTAGTCAAAATCGCCGCTAAATCTCCGCTGTGCTGAAGCGCTGGGCCGGAAGTGACACGAATATTTTTATCCATCTCGCGCGCAATGATATGCGACAGGGTGGTTTTACCAAGTCCGGGCGCGCCGTAAAATAAAACATGTTCAATCGGCTCACCGCGTTTTTTGGCGGCTTGCATAAAAATATCCAAATTTTGTTTAATTTTGGATTGGCCAACGTACTCTTTTAAATTTTTTGGCCTAAGCGTTGCCTCCAACTTTTTTTCCGCCGGCTGCTCTTCTGGATCAGTAATTTTTTCCTTTGAATTTTTGTCAGACATGCCTTAATCATACTGATTTATGCTTTTTTTGTCTATTAAAAAAGCGAAGCTTATAGCTTCACGATTTTTTGTGTGTCTCTATTGTACCAAGCTCGCACCTATTTCCAAAATCGCTGAACGAATGAATCGCCCCACCACCGCTCGCCCCGCTCGCGTGTCCCGCAAAAAAATGTTCTCCGCTTTTCTGATTTGCGCACGACCAATTTTTTCTTCTAAAAGGATGAGAACATTTTT
The window above is part of the Candidatus Buchananbacteria bacterium CG10_big_fil_rev_8_21_14_0_10_42_9 genome. Proteins encoded here:
- a CDS encoding Holliday junction branch migration DNA helicase RuvB; translated protein: MSDKNSKEKITDPEEQPAEKKLEATLRPKNLKEYVGQSKIKQNLDIFMQAAKKRGEPIEHVLFYGAPGLGKTTLSHIIAREMDKNIRVTSGPALQHSGDLAAILTNLEDGDILFIDEIHRLNRQIEEVLYPAMEEYALDLIVGKGPSAKTLRIELPHFTLIGATTKVSSLSSPLRDRFGATFHLNFYEPEEIQQIIDRSAKILNIALETEAAEELAKRARRTPRIANRLLKRVRDFCQVHNINTMNFQATIDALELLAVDEHGLDDIDRKILEIIIDKFKGGPVGLNTMAAASGEEMSTIEDVYEPFLIQSGFLHRTAKGRMATERAYELLGVKNPNKQNPLI